Within the Marixanthomonas sp. SCSIO 43207 genome, the region AATTTACTGATAAAATATATTAGAAAAAATTAATCGCTATTTTTTTGTTTTAAATAACGGTTTTGTTCTTCCATTAATTTCTCAATATTGGAGAGAATTTCTATGTTTTTAGGCGTTTCAACTTCTTTATTTTTAGGGTCTTCAGATTTTCTTTTAAACCTGTTTATAAACTTAATAACTACAAATATGGTAAAAGCAATAATTACAAAGTCTATCAACACTTCAAAAAGTTCACCATAACCAATCGCTACTTCTTCAACAGAGTCTGCAGCTTCTCTTAAAACAAACTTTTTATTTGATAGTTTTACATCATCGGTTAAGAGTGACAAAGGTGGCATTATTACCTTTTTAACCAACGTACTCACTACATTATTAAAAGCGGTACCAATGATAATCCCTACCGCCATATCAATCATATTGCCTTTTATAGCAAAGTTTTTAAACTCTTTAAAAAGTCCGGCCATTTAAAATGTATTTAAAAAAGTGATGTTTGCCCTTCTCCGTCATTATCAGTTTTGTTGTTATCTGAAGCTTTTTGTGACTCTGATGTTTCTTCTGAAGTATCATTATCTTCGGTAACATCTTCTTCATCAACAACATCCATATCTTCTGGAGGTGTTACTTTGGGAGGTGTATATGGCAAGGGATCTAATGTGTTAATTTCCAAAACCTTATCCTTTGTTAATTGGTTTCCTAAAGCAGTAATACCTTTTATAGCTATAAATTCTTCTAGATTAATTTCAAGATTATCTTGACGCTCTTTACCTCTTTGTTTTACAAAAACAACTTCGGCCATGGGACGGTGATCTGTAAAAATCTTCTCAAGGTATGATTTTGAATGGTCTGAAATAATTACTTCTTCTTTATCGGGGTTTTCAATTAAAAATCGTTTTACATAAAACAATTCTTTTTCTCCTTCCCAATAGATAGCTGAAAGTGGTTTTTTGGGTTCCCATTTTTCCAACACAATCATATCATCATCAAAACGTAGGGTTAATTCTGGAATTGCTGTTTTTACTGTACCGTCTTGCTTTACAATCAATAATCTATCTTCACTTCTGAATTCACCTAAAAGCTCTCCTCGGCCATCCATGTTGAGGCGTTGTACAGTATCGTCAAACCAAATTTTCCTTGGTTTTAAAGTTGACAATCCTTTTTCTTTTAATTCTACACGCTTAACAGGATATTTTGTTACGATATTACCTTTTGACCGTCTTCCTTTTACCTTTTGATCGGCAAAATCGAGATCAAATTTTAGTTTTTTAATATTTCCTTTCTGACGTAATAAAATGGTAACTACTTCGGCTTCGCCATTAGGGTTTGCTGTAAAATACAACACCTTACTTCCTTTTTTTCCTTGGGTGAGATCATATTCTCGGTCCCGTGTCATTGAGGTTACAGAAAATCGCTTAACGTAAGTAGTTCCGTTTTTACCATCAAGATAAATCATGTTGTAAATTCGGCGTTTGTCTTTCTTCTTAAATACAGCAACATGTATGATGTTTTTGCCTATAAATGTTTTGGTATCTACTTTGGTAACCATCATTTTACCTTCTTCAGTAAATACTATAATATCATCAATATCACTACAATCTGTTACATACTCATCACGACGAAGACTTGTACCTATAAAGCCTTCTTCCCTATTAACGTAAAGTTTTGTATTACGAATAACTACTTTTGTAGCTTCTATGTCTTCAAAAACACGTATTTCTGTTTTGCGTTCTTTTCCTTCACCATAATCCTTTTTAAGACGCTTAAAATAATCGATAGCATACTCTATTAAATTGTCTAAGTGATGATTTATTTCGGCAATGTTATCTTCAAGTGCGTCAATTTTTTGCTGTGCTTTATCGATGTCAAATTTTGAAATACGCTTGATTCGTATTTCTGTTAGCCTAACAATGTCTTCTTCAGTTACTGCTCGTTTTAGGTGTGTGGTATGTGGTTTTAACCCTTTGTCAATTGCTTGAATTACTCCTTCCCAAGTTTCTTCTTCTTCAATATCGCGGTAAATTCTATTTTCAATAAATATACGCTCCAAAGAAGCAAAGTGCCATTGTTCTTCAAACTCTTGAAGTTTTATTTCGAGTTCGCTCTTTAATAGTTGAACTGTTCTATCTGTAGAACGGCGTAGCATTTCAGAAACACCAATAAAAAGAGGTTTGTTGTCTTCAATTACACAACCTAAAGGCGAAACTGAAGTTTCACAATTGGTAAATGCATAAAGAGCATCAATGGTTTTATCTGGAGAAATACCGCCTGGAATATGGACTAAAATTTCCACCTCTGCTGCGGTATTATCTTCAATCTTTTTTACTTTAATCTTTCCTTTGTCATTGGCTTTTAAAATAGAGTCAATTAAAGAAGAGGTTGTAGTTCCGTAAGGTATTTCAGTAATTACCAGAATGTTTTTATCATACTGACTTATCTTAGCCCTACTTCTTATTTTTCCGCCACGAACTCCATCTTTATAGTCTGTTGCATCCATAATTCCGCCAGTTGGAAAATCTGGAACTAACTGAAATCGTTTGCCTTGCAAGTGTTTAATTGAAGCATCAATTAACTCAATAAAATTATGTGGTAATACTTTTGTAGAAAGACCAACAGCAATACCTTCTGCTCCTTGAGCAAGTAATAACGGGAACATTACCGGTAGATTAATAGGCTCTTTTTTACGTCCGTCATACGAGGCTTGCCAACCAGTTATTTTGGGATTATATACAACATCGAGTGCAAATTTTGAGAGTCGTGCTTCTATATATCGTGAAGCAGCTGCTCTGTCTCCAGTTAAAATGTTACCCCAGTTACCTTGAGTATCAATCAATAGATCTTTTTGCCCAATCTGCACCATCGCATCGGCAATACTGGCATCACCGTGTGGGTGGTATTGCATAGTATGCCCTACAATATTGGCAACTTTGTTGTAACGGCCATCATCCAAATCTTTCATAGAATGCATGATACGCCTCTGCACGGGTTTAAAACCATCTTCAATGGCTGGAACTGCACGCTCCAAAATCACATAACTGGCATAATCTAGAAACCAATCACGGTACATACCGGTAACCTTGGTTATGGTTTCACTATTTTCGTGATTTCCCTCTTGTTGGGGATTTAATTCTTCTTCGTTGTTGAGTTCTTCACTCATAGGGTACTAACGTATTACTTTTTAATAGCTATAGTTTTGATTGTAATGATCGTGTTTGCTCTTAACTAAACCGCAGGTTCTACTTCGTCTAACTCTACTTTCAGGTTTTCGATAATAAATTCTTGGCGGTCTGGTGTGTTTTTTCCCATATAGAATTCTAACAGCTCATCAATACTCATGGCTTTGTCTAGCATTACTGGATCTAGGCGAATGTTGTCACCAATGAAATGTTTAAACTCATCTGGTGAAATTTCACCCAAACCTTTAAATCGAGTAATTTCAGGTTTTGGTTTTAATTTTTCCATGGCATTTCTTCGTTCTTCTTCTGAATAACAATAAATAGTCTCTTTTTTATTTCGAACTCTAAATAATGGAGTTTGAAGAATGTACAAATGTCCTTGCTTTATTAACTCAGGAAAAAATTGAAGAAAAAACGTTATCAACAATAACCGAATGTGCATACCGTCAACATCAGCATCAGTAGCAATCACGATATTGTTATAACGAAGATCTTCCATAGAGTCTTCAATATTTAATGCCGCTTGAAGCAAGT harbors:
- the mscL gene encoding large-conductance mechanosensitive channel protein MscL; translation: MAGLFKEFKNFAIKGNMIDMAVGIIIGTAFNNVVSTLVKKVIMPPLSLLTDDVKLSNKKFVLREAADSVEEVAIGYGELFEVLIDFVIIAFTIFVVIKFINRFKRKSEDPKNKEVETPKNIEILSNIEKLMEEQNRYLKQKNSD
- a CDS encoding DNA gyrase/topoisomerase IV subunit A, which produces MSEELNNEEELNPQQEGNHENSETITKVTGMYRDWFLDYASYVILERAVPAIEDGFKPVQRRIMHSMKDLDDGRYNKVANIVGHTMQYHPHGDASIADAMVQIGQKDLLIDTQGNWGNILTGDRAAASRYIEARLSKFALDVVYNPKITGWQASYDGRKKEPINLPVMFPLLLAQGAEGIAVGLSTKVLPHNFIELIDASIKHLQGKRFQLVPDFPTGGIMDATDYKDGVRGGKIRSRAKISQYDKNILVITEIPYGTTTSSLIDSILKANDKGKIKVKKIEDNTAAEVEILVHIPGGISPDKTIDALYAFTNCETSVSPLGCVIEDNKPLFIGVSEMLRRSTDRTVQLLKSELEIKLQEFEEQWHFASLERIFIENRIYRDIEEEETWEGVIQAIDKGLKPHTTHLKRAVTEEDIVRLTEIRIKRISKFDIDKAQQKIDALEDNIAEINHHLDNLIEYAIDYFKRLKKDYGEGKERKTEIRVFEDIEATKVVIRNTKLYVNREEGFIGTSLRRDEYVTDCSDIDDIIVFTEEGKMMVTKVDTKTFIGKNIIHVAVFKKKDKRRIYNMIYLDGKNGTTYVKRFSVTSMTRDREYDLTQGKKGSKVLYFTANPNGEAEVVTILLRQKGNIKKLKFDLDFADQKVKGRRSKGNIVTKYPVKRVELKEKGLSTLKPRKIWFDDTVQRLNMDGRGELLGEFRSEDRLLIVKQDGTVKTAIPELTLRFDDDMIVLEKWEPKKPLSAIYWEGEKELFYVKRFLIENPDKEEVIISDHSKSYLEKIFTDHRPMAEVVFVKQRGKERQDNLEINLEEFIAIKGITALGNQLTKDKVLEINTLDPLPYTPPKVTPPEDMDVVDEEDVTEDNDTSEETSESQKASDNNKTDNDGEGQTSLF